GAATTGtggttacttttttaattagatcatTTTCATCAGTAACATTTTCTACTTTAatatttcctcctttttttcgtaTTGCAACAGATTGTGGTTCACTATTTGTAGTAGATTTACATTTAGTTTGAATTTCTATATTGCTGtcctattttataaaattaattacttattaagttTTCTCTAGAaacaattatagatatatcttACATTTTCAGAATCTATCGTTATTCCTTCCATCATAGTTTGAATGTCATCTTCCTTTaagttgtttatatttttcatagaatcAATATGAATAACATCCCTAGAAGAAGTTGTATGAGTTATAGGACTAGGATATAACATTTCTGGTAATGAGCAATCTTGAGTATATAAGTTTTTACTATCCTTagtattatttccattttctttttgataagtataatctgtaaaatatataaatttataatatgtttaaaataatgaagatcaaataataagaaacCTTAAGTAGTTTTCgtatactttttcttcttatgtaatttcttcttttttggtTAGACTTAGATATTTTAACGTCCATATTGTACATACTTAATCGactagataaattttttcgattcaaaCGTCCTTTAGGTAAAGATATTGATGCAGTAGTTATAAAAGATTgagcatttttataatttgcatatCCATATTTACTTTCTAAATTTAACTTCAATTTTGCTAATATAGCATCGCATTTATCTTGAAGATTTTTTccctgcaaaaaaaaatttattaatcaattttaatgatttataaatataaataatgaattaccAGCGGTATAATGGTAGTATCTCcagaacaaaaataataagaagagatttcaattttatcacaaatatttatcaaattgtaaACAATTTGTAATACATCTTGCAATTTTGTAGAATGACCATCAAGAATAGAATTAGGAATGTGTTTACAATAAGCAGTTAAAGCTTGCATTAATAATTGGTGTGCAGCaactaatttttgtttaatcataTCTTGAtgaaatgcaatatttttatgatattgttTTAATCCTGATCTTGAAGACACAGCTTTGATATGTCTTTGAATGCTTGTaacaaatctatttaaattgtataaataatttcttgaaaatcttATAGCAAATTCTAATGTTTGTTGttgtcttctttttaaatcattttcaccATCTGGTAAAGGAATTCtgcataatctaaataaaatttcatctaaCAATTCAGcaattttcttttgcattGATAAAAGTTTTTGTATAGTAAGTGGATCTGGTTGTACATAAACAATATCATCTTTGTTATTACTTGAATCTGtttcagaattattttcaaaatgatttgtTGCACGAAGAAGTTGGtttgtataacattttttttctgtgaTAGTAGAATCTGACAAAGATTTTTTAGCTTTAGATCTAAAAACTGTTTTCTGTCCTTCAAATTCCTTagatatgcaaatattattgcCTTGTGAAGTTGGAATTAAAACATTAGTTTTACATGTATCTTTAttctttgttaatattttttcttttgaagaattatttcttatattgtttacctaatataaataaattaatatcaattttatttaccataataaattaaaaaacatttattttatagtaactgttacaataaaaatttaaaaacacttacttttgaataaatcatttcatttttaacattagaTTTAGGGTTTTGAATTCCTTTGCTTCGTTCAGGAAGAGCATCTTCTTCTAGTCTTTTCAGTTCTCTATctacattttgtatattttcttgcaacagatcttttatattttctatagaatAGTCAACATCTTTTTTGTCAAAcctcaaattatttaactcCTGTTCTTTGACAAATGAAGCCCAGATACGTTCCTCATCCTCCTTACGTCTGTGTCTCTGtacattttttactatatgtttaaaatgacTCTCAGGTAtgtactataataaaaaatatcttcttaattaatagtatttatataatatataataattattatacatttatacatatatttgtcaatttatataaataccttAAAGCTATAATCTTTAGTTACttctaaagaaagaaaatgttctctctctttattgtttatttcattGGTTGATCTATTTTCTACCATAAAAGACATTCTTTCTTAGAATTGGATTAGTctggattgaaattttatataagcgataattaaattttattacatttacgtGACAacacaataaaaaaagtatatcaaaaaatgtgtGAACTCCAGAAAAATGAATGTATGTCTATTTGTTTTGGGtaataatatagaagaaagttaaaaaattgccTTCTATTCCGTTTTTGAACAGGAGTTAAATTAGCATCTTAACCTCGATATTTTAACAACGTATCAAAAATACTTCAGAGTATTCTTTCAAATCgaaatttcacattttattaCTGAATAGCACGTATACATATGAGTCTAAAAATACACGttcataaatacatatatatgcacttttattacttatattttagtcaataaataatttataattatatttgtaataaattataatcaaaattgtaatgttttgtcattttatttctttattatgtcATATGTATATAGTTATTACatcaatacaaaaatttctttattttaaatttattaaaagaaaatttatttaagagaaaaattattcataaaataaattaaaataaagaataataaaatgaaggaattttgttttaaaaaaacaattaattaaaaagatttacaggaataaatttcaaaacagtATTGATAAAAGCGTGGGTGCGGTTAAGGCGTGCTATCATTTGTTAACTATCATTGGATCAATATTCACGCGCGCAAGGATAGAGAAAAGCCAGGTGTCGTGAACGAGTTTTGTCCTGCGTATCTGAACAGTCCACCTGACGATCTATACATTTGCGCGCTTGCttttaaaatcatcaaaataatgtcagtaaatttttattattctcggattatagtataattaagttttatacATGTTCAAGATAACTTATGATtggtttataaattttcaatcaaatatttgtttaaaggaTTAAAGTTCTCTTCAGAGACTATcataactaatttttattgttaaagtaTTAACCAATCCTTGGTGCGATGTGACGTCAGGAAATTCAGGCGCAGAATCCACATCTCTAGACTTCCGATTACTCACATTCTGTCGAGTTTTCGCATTTTATTACGCAAAAcgtttggaaatttaaatgtaatttggtaatgtataaaagaaaacaattttaatttgaaattttcctttgaaatttaatttattttactttcatttcattttttttttatcatatatttatttattttttgttacttatatttttacgatgaTATAACATATATCGAACAATGTAATAACACgaaataatcttatttcacATGATAAACAATACATTACTatgtcatataattattacgacattttcttatttatgacAAACATTTTGAActctaaagttaaaaattagtaatataattaaatgtatatttaattacattattatatatttaatattttgttattaatttataatataatattttttctttataaatatttgaaatattttccaaatagtactttttagttatatttttttaaatccattttttacttttatataataattttcagatttttaaaaaacatgatatacttttaatggaaatactttttatgataataagataatttctaTCTTTGTATCTTATAAAGAATTACATTATCAAGtctacaaatatttatgtttttatatatcaagtgAATATAAACTTTCTCAAGATGACATCTACTGTATTAGTTAAATTACCAACTGTACCTTTTCCTCAAGTAAATAtctaaatcttatttaaaatataaatatttcaataaattgaaataattattattacctaatatgtataaaaattatttttagggaAAGAAATCACCATcagatataataacattaacagaaagaaacgaaggattgaatcaaaatataaggcatcaaactataaatattgatagaatAGCACAATTGgaacaaaatatgaaatttttacaagaacAACATCAAGCAACTTTAGTAGCTTTGCATCAAGAAGTAGAATCCTTACGTCAAAAAAATAGAGGTTgatcaatatttcataatattatttatcaaaaatatatttttatgaataaaaaaattctaatattgtataattatatatagatttacagTTTCAATTAGTATTTTCAAAAGGATCTTATTTACCTAGCAGTCCTTCTTCTCCTGAAGATAATGGAACTGGGTTTATGAAACCAAAGGTATTCTTTACAAAAGAAGttttaatatcatagaaaattcatataaatattttctttcttgataGGGTAGCCCAGTATGTGTAAATATTACACCATTACAAGTAGAACTTTTGGAGAAAGATTTACAAGATACAAAAGTATCTTTACAAGAAGCTAGAATAcagaatcaatatttatctGAAATTATTGAACAACAAAAAAAGTTAGTAGTTGTAACAATTATGAATAATGcttagtaataaattataaaactgctgtaaaaaaaaattgcatttattgcagaaaattgaattctctagaagaacaaaaaataaataaagaatcaatGACAGATGTAGGAATCCAGGTGGGAGATACATTTGATTCTACTCGAGCACATTTAGTTGCATGTTTGGAAAGCACAGAAGCAGTGATAAAACGATTACGTAAACAAAATGAGGAGCAAAGAGAAGAGATTGCAACATTGAAAGCAACGTCGACAAATACAAATGGTAACAAGGGAGCTCGATCTCgtgatagtaataatagtcATCATAGTCGTGGATCACCTACGAGCACCTTACAAGAACAATCTCCTCATATATTTCCTCCATTACAAAGTTATTGGCATCATAAAACAATTAGgtaacgaaattataaaatgttatagatctttgtataatataaatttatacaagataAAACATATCCCGTACATCGTATAgctatctataatatatttatcatgaataatatattttaaaattttatttgcaaaacttTATATTGTAGGAACGGAAGAAATCgacataataaattagatcATCAAACGGAGATGGATGCGACTATGTTACCACAACTTCAAAAtagcaatataaaattaaaaaattttaattcgatgatGTTTGAATCTTTGTGTTATCGGTCTCGTGGACATCGCAATTATTATCGCGATGAAAGTAACCGAAAGTATAGAGGAAACATTTCACAAAAAGATCGTAGAGATAGTGATCATAATCATCATCATAATCGACGGGATTATAAAGATAGAAGTtctaaaaatcaacaaaaagaATTAGCAGATTCAGCGGAAGGATCAAGCGAAGCTGATAATTCTGCGAGTggtaaatcataaaataaaaatagtctGTTAATACATCAGATGGTAGCAGACATCCTGTTCTCTATTCTCTATATGAATTACATGAAGAAGACTTTAAAAGcggtatatttgttaataaaaaaatgatctgCGTTTTCTTATATTCGCTTTAATAAGATAGTATTAGTTACATGCATATCGCTTAAAGTAGGATAgtcataatatcaatttatgtaaactttaatgtaaaaatctaGTCAAATTTTACTCCTTACTACTGatacaaaaacaaaacaatatttgcgctttatatgaataaaaaatatagcttgtataattatttctgctgttacaaaataaatagaaaaatatatgactgtatcatttttaataaaaaaaatgtattcctatttatgtaaaaatataatcgcaatgataattaaaaataattaaaaagaacaaaaatatgaaaaatagtaataattatgtaattataataatgatgataataataataacaataataaaagatacaataaatatttatgcaatgtTATTTTCTGaagctttaaatttttattatgtatattatattatattatatgtgacatttcaattatttataattttgttttataatattatttgtatattatttaaaaaaataatacgtaaATGAATGATTCaatcgttatttatattaaaatttaatatgataaaaacatTAGaatcttcttattttaatttattatcatttttaatcgatttaaaataagataataattagtaatatttgaaattaaaactaaattttaagataaaattacagaaaaagaaatatttaattaaatatttattttatataaaactggatatcaaataaattctattaagattattaattcaatagattaggcaaaaaagataatatagaaaaatagatatcGGAGCCGTTTTTTAaatccataaaatataaaaaagtatagacaaaaagaaacatagataaaataaaaaattcatctctaaagtattgtatattaaacataaatatagataagagtgaataataggaaaaaatagagataaaataagaattgattattaataccatcttttttaaaaaataaataacttttagaattttccaacttttagaaataaaattgattttcaattcttattctaaCTTACCATGCtttgaagaaatatctttgat
The sequence above is drawn from the Apis cerana isolate GH-2021 linkage group LG11, AcerK_1.0, whole genome shotgun sequence genome and encodes:
- the LOC107996051 gene encoding uncharacterized protein LOC107996051 isoform X4 gives rise to the protein MIYSKVNNIRNNSSKEKILTKNKDTCKTNVLIPTSQGNNICISKEFEGQKTVFRSKAKKSLSDSTITEKKCYTNQLLRATNHFENNSETDSSNNKDDIVYVQPDPLTIQKLLSMQKKIAELLDEILFRLCRIPLPDGENDLKRRQQQTLEFAIRFSRNYLYNLNRFVTSIQRHIKAVSSRSGLKQYHKNIAFHQDMIKQKLVAAHQLLMQALTAYCKHIPNSILDGHSTKLQDVLQIVYNLINICDKIEISSYYFCSGDTTIIPLGKNLQDKCDAILAKLKLNLESKYGYANYKNAQSFITTASISLPKGRLNRKNLSSRLSMYNMDVKISKSNQKRRNYIRRKNYTYQKENGNNTKDSKNLYTQDCSLPEMLYPSPITHTTSSRDVIHIDSMKNINNLKEDDIQTMMEGITIDSENDSNIEIQTKCKSTTNSEPQSVAIRKKGGNIKVENVTDENDLIKKVTTIPKEHLATLVPVINDLITFVSRMQNESEMQPVSETSVETLREFLQKYQSPKDYDTKTTLTKNNYEQSYCNLNGLSEIKKRDENVQFICISSMEKVPKMTQCDASCQVDYEIALKIIDNGKIMDSNIKNTIQLAISEEIELQFLTYRCEYKKFCQSKPMYSSNTQNKPWDIVAWISDKLIEELIIEITEELQMNNIIKKLFEMEFQEL
- the LOC107996051 gene encoding uncharacterized protein LOC107996051 isoform X5 gives rise to the protein MSFMVENRSTNEINNKEREHFLSLEVTKDYSFKYIPESHFKHIVKNVQRHRRKEDEERIWASFVKEQELNNLRFDKKDVDYSIENIKDLLQENIQNVDRELKRLEEDALPERSKGIQNPKSNVKNEMIYSKVNNIRNNSSKEKILTKNKDTCKTNVLIPTSQGNNICISKEFEGQKTVFRSKAKKSLSDSTITEKKCYTNQLLRATNHFENNSETDSSNNKDDIVYVQPDPLTIQKLLSMQKKIAELLDEILFRLCRIPLPDGENDLKRRQQQTLEFAIRFSRNYLYNLNRFVTSIQRHIKAVSSRSGLKQYHKNIAFHQDMIKQKLVAAHQLLMQALTAYCKHIPNSILDGHSTKLQDVLQIVYNLINICDKIEISSYYFCSGDTTIIPLGKNLQDKCDAILAKLKLNLESKYGYANYKNAQSFITTASISLPKGRLNRKNLSSRLSMYNMDVKISKSNQKRRNYIRRKNYTYQKENGNNTKDSKNLYTQDCSLPEMLYPSPITHTTSSRDVIHIDSMKNINNLKEDDIQTMMEGITIDSENDSNIEIQTKCKSTTNSEPQSVAIRKKGGNIKVENVTDENDLIKKVTTIPKEHLATLVPVINDLITFVSRMQNESEMQPVSETSVETLREFLQKYQSPKDYDTKTTLTKNNYEQSYCNLNG
- the LOC107996051 gene encoding uncharacterized protein LOC107996051 isoform X2 gives rise to the protein MSFMVENRSTNEINNKEREHFLSLEVTKDYSFKRHRRKEDEERIWASFVKEQELNNLRFDKKDVDYSIENIKDLLQENIQNVDRELKRLEEDALPERSKGIQNPKSNVKNEMIYSKVNNIRNNSSKEKILTKNKDTCKTNVLIPTSQGNNICISKEFEGQKTVFRSKAKKSLSDSTITEKKCYTNQLLRATNHFENNSETDSSNNKDDIVYVQPDPLTIQKLLSMQKKIAELLDEILFRLCRIPLPDGENDLKRRQQQTLEFAIRFSRNYLYNLNRFVTSIQRHIKAVSSRSGLKQYHKNIAFHQDMIKQKLVAAHQLLMQALTAYCKHIPNSILDGHSTKLQDVLQIVYNLINICDKIEISSYYFCSGDTTIIPLGKNLQDKCDAILAKLKLNLESKYGYANYKNAQSFITTASISLPKGRLNRKNLSSRLSMYNMDVKISKSNQKRRNYIRRKNYTYQKENGNNTKDSKNLYTQDCSLPEMLYPSPITHTTSSRDVIHIDSMKNINNLKEDDIQTMMEGITIDSENDSNIEIQTKCKSTTNSEPQSVAIRKKGGNIKVENVTDENDLIKKVTTIPKEHLATLVPVINDLITFVSRMQNESEMQPVSETSVETLREFLQKYQSPKDYDTKTTLTKNNYEQSYCNLNGLSEIKKRDENVQFICISSMEKVPKMTQCDASCQVDYEIALKIIDNGKIMDSNIKNTIQLAISEEIELQFLTYRCEYKKFCQSKPMYSSNTQNKPWDIVAWISDKLIEELIIEITEELQMNNIIKKLFEMEFQEL
- the LOC107996051 gene encoding uncharacterized protein LOC107996051 isoform X3 — its product is MSFMVENRSTNEINNKEREHFLSLEVTKDYSFKYIPESHFKHIVKNVQRHRRKEDEERIWASFVKEQELNNLRFDKKDVDYSIENIKDLLQENIQNVDRELKRLEEDALPERSKGIQNPKSNVKNEMIYSKVNNIRNNSSKEKILTKNKDTCKTNVLIPTSQGNNICISKEFEGQKTVFRSKAKKSLSDSTITEKKCYTNQLLRATNHFENNSETDSSNNKDDIVYVQPDPLTIQKLLSMQKKIAELLDEILFRLCRIPLPDGENDLKRRQQQTLEFAIRFSRNYLYNLNRFVTSIQRHIKAVSSRSGLKQYHKNIAFHQDMIKQKLVAAHQLLMQALTAYCKHIPNSILDGHSTKLQDVLQIVYNLINICDKIEISSYYFCSGDTTIIPLGKNLQDKCDAILAKLKLNLESKYGYANYKNAQSFITTASISLPKGRLNRKNLSSRLNYTYQKENGNNTKDSKNLYTQDCSLPEMLYPSPITHTTSSRDVIHIDSMKNINNLKEDDIQTMMEGITIDSENDSNIEIQTKCKSTTNSEPQSVAIRKKGGNIKVENVTDENDLIKKVTTIPKEHLATLVPVINDLITFVSRMQNESEMQPVSETSVETLREFLQKYQSPKDYDTKTTLTKNNYEQSYCNLNGLSEIKKRDENVQFICISSMEKVPKMTQCDASCQVDYEIALKIIDNGKIMDSNIKNTIQLAISEEIELQFLTYRCEYKKFCQSKPMYSSNTQNKPWDIVAWISDKLIEELIIEITEELQMNNIIKKLFEMEFQEL
- the LOC107996051 gene encoding uncharacterized protein LOC107996051 isoform X1 codes for the protein MSFMVENRSTNEINNKEREHFLSLEVTKDYSFKYIPESHFKHIVKNVQRHRRKEDEERIWASFVKEQELNNLRFDKKDVDYSIENIKDLLQENIQNVDRELKRLEEDALPERSKGIQNPKSNVKNEMIYSKVNNIRNNSSKEKILTKNKDTCKTNVLIPTSQGNNICISKEFEGQKTVFRSKAKKSLSDSTITEKKCYTNQLLRATNHFENNSETDSSNNKDDIVYVQPDPLTIQKLLSMQKKIAELLDEILFRLCRIPLPDGENDLKRRQQQTLEFAIRFSRNYLYNLNRFVTSIQRHIKAVSSRSGLKQYHKNIAFHQDMIKQKLVAAHQLLMQALTAYCKHIPNSILDGHSTKLQDVLQIVYNLINICDKIEISSYYFCSGDTTIIPLGKNLQDKCDAILAKLKLNLESKYGYANYKNAQSFITTASISLPKGRLNRKNLSSRLSMYNMDVKISKSNQKRRNYIRRKNYTYQKENGNNTKDSKNLYTQDCSLPEMLYPSPITHTTSSRDVIHIDSMKNINNLKEDDIQTMMEGITIDSENDSNIEIQTKCKSTTNSEPQSVAIRKKGGNIKVENVTDENDLIKKVTTIPKEHLATLVPVINDLITFVSRMQNESEMQPVSETSVETLREFLQKYQSPKDYDTKTTLTKNNYEQSYCNLNGLSEIKKRDENVQFICISSMEKVPKMTQCDASCQVDYEIALKIIDNGKIMDSNIKNTIQLAISEEIELQFLTYRCEYKKFCQSKPMYSSNTQNKPWDIVAWISDKLIEELIIEITEELQMNNIIKKLFEMEFQEL
- the LOC107996071 gene encoding uncharacterized protein LOC107996071; the protein is MTSTVLVKLPTVPFPQGKKSPSDIITLTERNEGLNQNIRHQTINIDRIAQLEQNMKFLQEQHQATLVALHQEVESLRQKNRDLQFQLVFSKGSYLPSSPSSPEDNGTGFMKPKGSPVCVNITPLQVELLEKDLQDTKVSLQEARIQNQYLSEIIEQQKKKLNSLEEQKINKESMTDVGIQVGDTFDSTRAHLVACLESTEAVIKRLRKQNEEQREEIATLKATSTNTNGNKGARSRDSNNSHHSRGSPTSTLQEQSPHIFPPLQSYWHHKTIRNGRNRHNKLDHQTEMDATMLPQLQNSNIKLKNFNSMMFESLCYRSRGHRNYYRDESNRKYRGNISQKDRRDSDHNHHHNRRDYKDRSSKNQQKELADSAEGSSEADNSASGKS